The Lineus longissimus chromosome 2, tnLinLong1.2, whole genome shotgun sequence genome window below encodes:
- the LOC135483229 gene encoding merlin-like isoform X1 encodes MPFGSLKRGGASTATKSKQSKAYPIRITTMDAELEFNIGVKSTGKELYELVCRTIGLRETWYFGLQFVTPKGHLAWLKFDKKVLDQDIPKESPLPFLFLAKFFPEDVSEELIQEITQHLFFLQVKQSIVNGDIYCPPEASVLLASYAIQAKYGDYDESSYRPGMLSNEELLPQRVMDQYQLTPEMWEDRIKVWYADHKGMTRDEAEMEYLKIAQDLEMYGVNYFQIKNKRDTDLCLGVDALGLNIYERDNRLTPKITFPWSEIKNISFKDKKFTIKTMEKKAPGFEFFANKPRVNKLVLELCVGNHELFMRRRKPDSIEIQQMKAQAKEEKGRKQVERDKLAREKELKEEAVKEKEELQRKLNHLQDELRLGQDALRRSEETAELLHEKARIAEEEAMLLNQKSSEAEAEVQRMKISAMKIEEEKLLMEQRAHDAEMLAARIVEDSERNFHYRYQEHEMLKDELIKAKYAESAAKEKLSLLSQSSQMSSLYSYNPLVSELTDLGLDSDLVSTDTEVTCDLTTNGDMDQLSREIEKERVEYMEKSKHLQEQLRELKSEIEVLKVEEKQTQMDQIHEENSQKGETKFTTLKKIRGGTTKSRVAFFEEL; translated from the exons ATGCCTTTTGGTAGTCTCAAAAGAGGCGGGGCCTCAACCGCCACAAAATCAAAACAGTCGAAAGCTTACCCTATCCGCATCACCACCATGGATGCAGAATTGGAGTTCAATATCGGG GTCAAAAGTACTGGTAAGGAATTGTATGAGCTTGTTTGCCGAACAATTGGATTGAGAGAGACATGGTATTTTGGTCTACAGTTTGTCACTCCAAAAGGACACCTTGCTTGGTTGAAGTTTGATAAAAAG GTACTTGATCAAGATATCCCAAAGGAAAGTCCGCTGCCATTTTTGTTCCTTGCCAAATTCTTCCCAGAGGACGTATCTGAAGAGCTCATTCAAGAAATCACCCAGCATCTTTTCTTTCTGCAAGTCAAACAGTCCATTGTCAATGGTGACATCTATTGCCCACCAGAAGCATCAGTCCTGTTGGCTTCCTATGCAATACAAGCAAAG TATGGTGATTACGATGAGTCATCGTACCGGCCTGGAATGTTATCAAACGAAGAACTGCTTCCTCAGAGGGTCATGGACCAGTATCAGCTGACACCAGAGATGTGGGAAGACCGCATCAAGGTTTGGTACGCTGACCACAAGGGCATGACCAGGGATGAGGCAGAAATGGAATATCTGAAAATTGCTCAAGACCTTGAAATGTACGGGGtgaattattttcaaatcaag AACAAGAGAGATACAGATTTGTGCCTTGGCGTGGATGCACTGGGACTCAACATCTATGAACGAGACAATCGCTTGACGCCAAAAATCACTTTTCCCTGGAGTGAGATCAAAAACATatcatttaaagacaaaaag TTCACgattaaaacaatggagaagaaAGCTCCTGGCTTTGAATTCTTTGCAAATAAACCAAGGGTTAATAAACTG GTGCTAGAGTTATGTGTCGGCAATCACGAGTTATTCATGCGGCGGCGGAAACCGGACAGTATCGAAATCCAACAGATGAAAGCTCAGGCGAAGGAGGAGAAGGGGCGCAAACAGGTAGAGAGGGACAAGTTGGCGAGGGAGAAAGAACTTAAGGAAGAGGCCGTGAAGGAGAAGGAAGAGCTACAGAGGAAGCTGAATCATTTACAGGATGAGTTGAGGCTTGGTCAGGACGCGCTG CGCCGATCAGAAGAAACTGCTGAGTTGCTTCACGAGAAAGCGCGCATTGCTGAAGAAGAAGCCATGTTACTGAATCAAAAGTCTTCTGAAGCTGAGGCAGAGGTCCAGAGGATGAAAATATCAGCTATGAAG atAGAAGAAGAGAAACTCTTGATGGAACAGCGAGCACATGATGCAGAGATGCTGGCCGCACGGATCGTCGAAGATTCTGAAAGAAA TTTTCATTACAGGTATCAAGAGCATGAAATGTTAAAAGATGAGTTGATCAAAGCCAAATATGCAGAAAGCGCTGCCAAAGAAAAGCTGTCCCTACTTTCTCAGAGTAGTCAAATGTCT AGTCTTTACAGTTACAATCCGCTAGTATCCGAGTTGACTGACCTTGGCCTCGACTCTGACCTTGTCTCAACCGATACAGAAGTCACGTGTGACCTGACAACAAATGGTGACATGGATCAGCTGTCGAGAGAAATCGAGAAGGAAAG GGTCGAGTACATGGAGAAGAGCAAACACTTACAGGAACAGCTACGCGAGTTGAAGTCTGAGATCGAGGTGCTCAAAGTCGAGGAGAAACAGACACAGATGGATCAAATACACGAGGAGAACTCTCAGAAAGGAGAAACCAAGTTCACAACACTGAAGAAG ATCCGAGGTGGTACAACGAAATCAAGAGTCGCTTTCTTCGAAGAATTGTAA
- the LOC135483229 gene encoding merlin-like isoform X2, whose protein sequence is MPFGSLKRGGASTATKSKQSKAYPIRITTMDAELEFNIGVKSTGKELYELVCRTIGLRETWYFGLQFVTPKGHLAWLKFDKKVLDQDIPKESPLPFLFLAKFFPEDVSEELIQEITQHLFFLQVKQSIVNGDIYCPPEASVLLASYAIQAKYGDYDESSYRPGMLSNEELLPQRVMDQYQLTPEMWEDRIKVWYADHKGMTRDEAEMEYLKIAQDLEMYGVNYFQIKNKRDTDLCLGVDALGLNIYERDNRLTPKITFPWSEIKNISFKDKKFTIKTMEKKAPGFEFFANKPRVNKLVLELCVGNHELFMRRRKPDSIEIQQMKAQAKEEKGRKQVERDKLAREKELKEEAVKEKEELQRKLNHLQDELRLGQDALRRSEETAELLHEKARIAEEEAMLLNQKSSEAEAEVQRMKISAMKIEEEKLLMEQRAHDAEMLAARIVEDSERKYQEHEMLKDELIKAKYAESAAKEKLSLLSQSSQMSSLYSYNPLVSELTDLGLDSDLVSTDTEVTCDLTTNGDMDQLSREIEKERVEYMEKSKHLQEQLRELKSEIEVLKVEEKQTQMDQIHEENSQKGETKFTTLKKIRGGTTKSRVAFFEEL, encoded by the exons ATGCCTTTTGGTAGTCTCAAAAGAGGCGGGGCCTCAACCGCCACAAAATCAAAACAGTCGAAAGCTTACCCTATCCGCATCACCACCATGGATGCAGAATTGGAGTTCAATATCGGG GTCAAAAGTACTGGTAAGGAATTGTATGAGCTTGTTTGCCGAACAATTGGATTGAGAGAGACATGGTATTTTGGTCTACAGTTTGTCACTCCAAAAGGACACCTTGCTTGGTTGAAGTTTGATAAAAAG GTACTTGATCAAGATATCCCAAAGGAAAGTCCGCTGCCATTTTTGTTCCTTGCCAAATTCTTCCCAGAGGACGTATCTGAAGAGCTCATTCAAGAAATCACCCAGCATCTTTTCTTTCTGCAAGTCAAACAGTCCATTGTCAATGGTGACATCTATTGCCCACCAGAAGCATCAGTCCTGTTGGCTTCCTATGCAATACAAGCAAAG TATGGTGATTACGATGAGTCATCGTACCGGCCTGGAATGTTATCAAACGAAGAACTGCTTCCTCAGAGGGTCATGGACCAGTATCAGCTGACACCAGAGATGTGGGAAGACCGCATCAAGGTTTGGTACGCTGACCACAAGGGCATGACCAGGGATGAGGCAGAAATGGAATATCTGAAAATTGCTCAAGACCTTGAAATGTACGGGGtgaattattttcaaatcaag AACAAGAGAGATACAGATTTGTGCCTTGGCGTGGATGCACTGGGACTCAACATCTATGAACGAGACAATCGCTTGACGCCAAAAATCACTTTTCCCTGGAGTGAGATCAAAAACATatcatttaaagacaaaaag TTCACgattaaaacaatggagaagaaAGCTCCTGGCTTTGAATTCTTTGCAAATAAACCAAGGGTTAATAAACTG GTGCTAGAGTTATGTGTCGGCAATCACGAGTTATTCATGCGGCGGCGGAAACCGGACAGTATCGAAATCCAACAGATGAAAGCTCAGGCGAAGGAGGAGAAGGGGCGCAAACAGGTAGAGAGGGACAAGTTGGCGAGGGAGAAAGAACTTAAGGAAGAGGCCGTGAAGGAGAAGGAAGAGCTACAGAGGAAGCTGAATCATTTACAGGATGAGTTGAGGCTTGGTCAGGACGCGCTG CGCCGATCAGAAGAAACTGCTGAGTTGCTTCACGAGAAAGCGCGCATTGCTGAAGAAGAAGCCATGTTACTGAATCAAAAGTCTTCTGAAGCTGAGGCAGAGGTCCAGAGGATGAAAATATCAGCTATGAAG atAGAAGAAGAGAAACTCTTGATGGAACAGCGAGCACATGATGCAGAGATGCTGGCCGCACGGATCGTCGAAGATTCTGAAAGAAA GTATCAAGAGCATGAAATGTTAAAAGATGAGTTGATCAAAGCCAAATATGCAGAAAGCGCTGCCAAAGAAAAGCTGTCCCTACTTTCTCAGAGTAGTCAAATGTCT AGTCTTTACAGTTACAATCCGCTAGTATCCGAGTTGACTGACCTTGGCCTCGACTCTGACCTTGTCTCAACCGATACAGAAGTCACGTGTGACCTGACAACAAATGGTGACATGGATCAGCTGTCGAGAGAAATCGAGAAGGAAAG GGTCGAGTACATGGAGAAGAGCAAACACTTACAGGAACAGCTACGCGAGTTGAAGTCTGAGATCGAGGTGCTCAAAGTCGAGGAGAAACAGACACAGATGGATCAAATACACGAGGAGAACTCTCAGAAAGGAGAAACCAAGTTCACAACACTGAAGAAG ATCCGAGGTGGTACAACGAAATCAAGAGTCGCTTTCTTCGAAGAATTGTAA
- the LOC135483227 gene encoding uncharacterized protein LOC135483227, translated as MDRYYFLRCVVMLAATCVVASVQYGSKCSSVKLPAGMTTVTTKWDYCKDVKGAHFFWNYDATTFTCAVVTPKGSYVGVGFKVSETEGMWGADIYVGFNNSLNQNVLEDMISVKPAGATGEGGRPTKDATQNGRLLSISHVGTKSLFEFSRPLAAADQQDVTIDPTKKIEILWASGAVQADRISNHGTTNRGHAYVDLSSGATSIYNLTTVCLTIMFSWIVQAL; from the exons ATGGATCGGTATTATTTTCTACGTTGTGTGGTAATGCTTGCAGCCACTTGTGTAGTAGCAAGTGTCCAGTATGGGAGTAAATGCTCCAGTGTCAAACTACCGGCTGGCAtgacaacagtaacaacgaaaTGGGATTACTGCAAAGACGTAAAGGGAGCCCACTTCTTCTGGAATTATGATGCCACCACATTTACCTGTGCGGTGGTAACGCCCAAAGGATCCTATGTTGGAGTTGGCTTCAAGGTGTCAGAAACGGAAGGGATGTGGGGAGCAGATATCTATGTAGGGTTCAACAACTCACTGAATCAAAACGTGCTTGAG GACATGATATCGGTTAAGCCAGCTGGTGCAACTGGTGAAGGTGGTAGGCCGACCAAAGATGCAACTCAGAATGGGAGACTTCTGTCCATATCACACGTTGGGACTAAATCTCTCTTTGAGTTCTCCAGACCCTTGGCAGCCGCTGATCAACAAGATGTGACCATTGACCCC ACAAAAAAGATAGAAATACTTTGGGCAAGTGGTGCAGTGCAAGCAGATAGGATTTCAAACCATGGCACTACCAACCGCGGCCACGCTTACGTTGACCTTAGCAGTGGTGCTACAAGCATCTACAACTTGACAACAGTTTGCCTCACAATCATGTTTTCATGGATTGTTCAGGCCTTGTGA
- the LOC135483842 gene encoding vacuolar protein sorting-associated protein 33A-like: protein MASHLSGGKVNLAVLRESYRRELLENIDRCVGSKALVWDDALTGPFGLIAEYSLLKEHEVDKMYPLRAGQLPQNSVQNIIFIVRPKLELMDSIAQIVNKEEELGGFRKDYHILFVPRKSLICERRLKELAVHNSFASIDEYCLDFIPFDADVLSMEMESSFRECYLYNDYTSLFFAAKAIMTLQALYGIIPNIHGKGDCAKNVCDMILRMRREMAGQETQITPQIDSILILDRTVDPLTPLLSQLTYEGLIDDVFGIHNTSVKLPPEKFASKSGGSAENIVELKKVILNSAEELYAEIRDKNFNAVGPVLSKKAKLISAQYEERHSAKTVGEMKQFVSKLPHMQAAKASLATHTSVAELIKEVTDTDEFLQCLRTQQEFINGIETDKPNPYVEDSIARREQLTVVLRLICIQSICNNGLKQKVLEYYKREIIQTYGYQHLITLANLEKVGLLRPQGQKTFHTVRKTLRLIVEEVQEQTPNDIAYVFSGYAPISVRLAQLLARPGWRSITELLNFLPGQRFDEVQQIPVGLRRRRGSGSSTHSSQAEQKVTLVFFIGGVTYAEIAALRYLASTDDAPTDYIIATTKIINSTNWMKSIMDELEPPKAANNPFY from the exons GAGCATGAAGtggacaagatgtatcctctcCGGGCGGGGCAGCTTCCACAGAATAGTGTACAAAATATCATCTTCATTGTTAGACCCAAACTAGAGCTGATGGATTCCATAGCACAGATTGTGAACAA GGAAGAAGAATTGGGAGGATTCCGCAAAGATTACCACATCTTATTTGTCCCAAGAAAGAGTTTGATTTGTGAGAGAAGACTAAAG GAGCTTGCTGTCCATAATTCCTTTGCCAGCATTGACGAGTATTGCCTCGATTTCATTCCATTCGACGCTGATGTGTTGTCCATGGAAATGGAGAGTTCCTTTAGGGAGTGCTATTTATACAACGATTACACTAGTCTCTTCTTCGCTGCCAAAGCCATCATGACTCTTCAGGCTCTCTATGGAATCATTCCTAATATTCATGGCAAAGGAGATTGTGCCAAG AATGTCTGTGATATGATTCTGAGGATGAGGCGTGAGATGGCTGGTCAAGAGACGCAGATCACCCCCCAGATAGACAGCATCCTTATCTTGGACCGAACAGTTGATCCACTCACACCCTTACTCTCTCAGCTCACGTACGAGGGACTCATTGATGATGTATTTGGAATTCATAATA CAAGCGTTAAATTACCACCCGAAAAATTTGCATCCAAAAGTGGAGGATCGGCAGAAAATATAGTTGAACTCAAAAAAGTGATATTAAACTCGGCTGAGGAGTTGTATGCTGAAATACGGGATAAGAATTTCAATGCTGTTGGGCCTGTTCTTAGCAAGAAAGCTAAGCTGATCTCCGCTCAGTATGAG GAGAGACACAGTGCCAAGACAGTTGGAGAAATGAAGCAGTTTGTCTCCAAGCTTCCCCACATGCAGGCGGCGAAGGCCTCATTGGCAACTC ACACATCAGTAGCTGAATTGATCAAGGAAGTCACAGATACTGATGAGTTCTTACAGTGTCTTAGAACACAGCAGG AATTTATCAATGGAATAGAAACAGACAAGCCTAACCCTTACGTAGAGGATTCAATAGCAAGGAGGGAACAACTTACCGTTGTGCTACGCTTGATATGCATCCAGTCAATCTGCAATAATGGCCTGAAGCAGAAGGTCCTAGAGTACTACAAGAGAGAAATCATACAG ACGTACGGCTACCAACATTTGATCACGCTCGCCAACCTGGAGAAGGTTGGGCTGCTGCGACCACAGGGACAGAAGACATTCCATACAGTCAGGAAGACACTGCGACTCATCGTAGAAGAAGTACAGGAACAG ACCCCTAATGATATAGCATATGTATTCAGCGGGTATGCCCCTATCAGTGTGAGACTGGCACAGCTTCTTGCCAGGCCCGGCTGGAGGAGCATCACCGAGCTACTAAACTTCTTACCTGGACAGAGGTTTGATGAAGTACAACAGATACCGGTTGGGCTCAGGAGGAGACGAGGCTCTGGTAGTTCAACACATTCCAGCCAAGCTGAGCAGAAAGTGACACTGGTATTCTTTATTGGAGGAGTTACATATGCAGAGATTGCTGCACTGAGATACCTTGCTTCGACAGATGATG CTCCCACAGACTACATCATTGCCACGACCAAAATCATCAACAGTACAAACTGGATGAAGTCAATCATGGATGAACTGGAGCCACCGAAAGCTGCTAACAATCCTTTTTACTAG